From Neospora caninum Liverpool complete genome, chromosome VIII, a single genomic window includes:
- a CDS encoding putative DNA-binding protein, producing the protein MTALDRLVDLHQKLLKYEHAAETEELESALKSLSLSELEAQGVVLPRLVVHQVRSGLYSRTLVDFCTRRASQAFQERQKKAGPADAEDGAASDASLLPPQHRFTPGDIVGLFDEVHALQAAGSKGALASGVVHKVRAQVISIAFEDDDWVSSSDKANRGASGGKGREDEGRSSFHLALISSSVTIERQLKALDRLKNYAPNGPAQTLLNLCFGFQQPQPLAPAPQQDTGASDPAAGSSECADGLQTSDFAAGSHSLPSVSLDLSRCGDFPWFCPTLTVSQKRAVLLGLRSRDLALIHGPPGTGKSTALLELLLQLASRGCRVLACAPSNVAVDNLLERIAAFAEPSATPSASGAALRLASRLRKCVRLGHPARVDENLARFCLESQLQRSEGAALSREIRRELDLNLEMLKDRKKLERHVERRRVETAGEASANDDGARPGASRSAWSLAKRELREEIRTLRKELRAFERKAVEEVLEQCPIVFATCAGADDETLRQFFGNGDTSASQPGRNGFDVVVIDEAAQASSGFFSLTSPLPFPVVCAVLSDRVAPALEAVCWIPLLYGHRAVLAGDHCQLAPTIKSRAAERGGLGITLFERQMQAAHGSRISQLLDTQFRMHRTIMDWSNEQFYKGELRADESVASRLLEDKYPRLRDETSGKRPPEGEVPSASVAPPFLWIDTAGVSWLEEDGQEDPSLLRNGPVSARVHASKSNRGEAALLVKRLQELVWNFGVDAEDICVITPYRQQVQVLRQFLREAADAEPSPASVAGARGEEAERETRRLRQSFARIPVNTVDGFQGKEGEVVAISLVRSNPRHEVGFLKDVRRLNVAVTRAKRHLLIVGDSETIGGQEEGDASEPEAPDADLRTEETPGPAEGAPRSRRSAREILRSLFQYASEKGEIRSALEFIDISQVPGATERKPKQARETPSSAAERKTAARTDRSGWAASSSGLDPAKPGKGMSRAAAKKKKHERKLKLRGTAEAAEASGDGGEGPSRQRGVGDGRAGSSGDSGEAHSLEAKYRSILVQFVQRAEQTARQSPGASPSYTFPSSLTAYERKIVHALAVELGLSHVSLGTGEERQVVVSVRQRRGGVPGTAQARHEETKAEAADAEGWRESPRSGSEGEAASVRESERGRCGDGREEGGHAEGPLEKTSGRPQASLGKKKKGEEAARPEKGSEDDFDALLESLSKEDWTCGFSRCQASTKVLGRTCPFCRKRFCFSHSMPEIHGCGDAASAGARKSFRESVARERRREEEKRSGSGLASGANSIFLGKSYAGNAWAQSQAQQKLRDKIEQEKKKRTAKKKEEGRK; encoded by the exons ATGACGGCGCTCGACCGGCTCGTGGATCTCCACCAGAAGCTGTTGAAGTACGAACATGCAGCGGAGACTGAAGAGCTGGAGAGTGCCCTcaagtctctctcgctctcagAGTTAGAGGCGCAAGGCGTGgttcttccccgcctcgtGGTTCACCAGGTGCGGAGTGGGCTCTACTCCCGCACGCTTGTCGACTTCTGCacgcggcgcgcctcgcaAGCTTTCCAGGAGCGCCAGAAAAAGGCTGGTCCTGCCGACGCTGAAGATGGCGCCGCGTCGgatgcgtctcttcttcctccccagCACCGCTTCACGCCCGGAGACATCGTGGGTCTTTTCGACgaagtgcatgcgctgcaGGCGGCTGGAAGCAAgggcgctctcgcctcgggGGTTGTGCACAAGGTTCGTGCGCAGGTCATTTCCATCGCCTTCGAAGACGACGACTGGGTGAGCAGTTCTGACAAGGCAAACCGTGGGGCGAGTggcggaaagggaagagaagacgaaggccgcAGCAGCTTCCACCTCGCCCTCATCTCCAGCAGCGTGACGATCGAGCGGCAGCTGAAAGCTCTCGACCGCCTCAAGAACTACGCGCCGAACGGGCCTGCCCAGACGCTGCTCAATCTCTGCTTCGGCTTTCAACAGCCCCAGCCGCTGGCTCCCGCGCCTCAGCAAGACACGGGCGCTTCCGACCCCGCAGCCGGGTCGTCAGAATGTGCAGACGGCCTCCAAACGAGCGACTTCGCCGCTGGCTCTcattctctcccttctgtgtctctcgatcTATCGCGATGTGGCGACTTCCCGTGGTTCTGCCCCACGCTGACTGTCTCCCAGAAGCGCGCAGTCCTGCTGGGCCTTCGCTCGCGGGACCTCGCCCTCATTCATGGCCCGCCCGGCACAGGCAAGTCGACCGCGCTCTTGGAGCTTCTGTTGCAGCTGGCGAGTCGCGGCTGCCGCGTCCTCGCATGCGCGCCGAGCAACGTGGCCGTGGACAACCTTCTCGAGCGAATCGCCGCTTTCGCCGAGCCGAGCGCAACGCCATCAGCCTCGGGGgcggcgctgcgcctcgctTCGAGGCTAAGAAAGTGCGTGCGCCTTGGGCACCCCGCCCGCGTCGACGAAAACTTGGCGCGGTTCTGCCTGGAGAGTCAGCTGCagaggagcgaaggcgcggcgtTGTCGCGTGAGATTCGGCGAGAACTGGACCTCAATTTAGAGATGTTGAAGGACCGcaagaagctggagaggcaCGTGGAGCGCAGACGCGTCGAAacggcgggcgaggcgagtgCGAACGACGATGGCGCGCGCCCCGGCGCCTCGCGGAGTGCGTGGAGTCTGGCGAAGCGCGAACTGCGAGAAGAGATCCGGACCTTGAGGAAAGAACTGCGGGCCTTCGAGCGAAAAGCAGTCGAGGAAGTCTTGGAGCAGTGCCCCATCGTCTTCGCGACCTGCGCCGGCGCAGACGACGAGACTCTCCGACAGTTCTTCGGAAACGGGGACACAAGTGCTAGCCAGCCTGGTCGGAATGGGTTCGACGTCGTTGTCATCGACGAAGCTGCTCAGGCAAGTTCAGGCTTTTTTTCCCTCACctcccctcttcccttccccgTCGTGTGTGCGGTCCTTTCCGATCGCGTCGCTCCT GCTCTGGAAGCAGTCTGCTGGATTCCCTTGCTGTACGGACACCGGGCCGTCCTGGCGGGCGATCACTGTCAGCTCGCCCCCACGATCAAGAGCCGCGCGGCGGAGCGGGGCGGCCTGGGCATCACGCTCTTTGAGCGGCAAATGCAGGCGGCCCACGGGTCTCGCATCTCGCAGCTGCTCGACACACAGTTCCGCATGCACCGCACCATCATGGACTGGAGCAACGAACAGTTCTACAAGGGGGAGCTTCGGGCGGACGAGTCCGTCGCTTCGCGGCTCCTCGAGGACAAGTATCCCCGGCTGAGAGACGAGACCTCGGGAAAGCGACCACCCGAAGGGGAAGTCCCGAGCGCTTCCGTCGCGCCCCCGTTCCTCTGGATTGACACggccggtgtctcctggctcgaggaagacggccaAGAGGACCCGAGCCTGCTGCGGAACGGTCCGGTCTCCGcccgcgtgcatgcgtcgaaaAGCAAccggggcgaggcggcgctccTCGTGAAGCGCCTGCAGGAGCTCGTGTGGAACTTTGGCGTGGACGCGGAAGACATTTGCGTCATCACGCCCTACCGGCAACAGGTACAGGTTCTGCGGCAGTTCTTGCGCGAGGCCGCAGACGCGGAGCCTTCACCTGCGTCTGTGGCGGGGGCCAggggcgaagaagctgaacgcgagacgcgccgacTGCGGCAGAGCTTCGCGCGAATCCCCGTCAACACAGTGGACGGCTTCcaggggaaagaaggcgaagttGTCGCCATTTCGCTGGTGCGCAGCAATCCGCGCCACGAAGTCGGCTTCCTCAAAGACGTGCGCAGACTGAACGTCGCGGTGACGCGCGCAAAACGTCACCTCCTCATTGTCGGCGACTCCGAGACGATCGGCGGccaggaggaaggagacgcgagtgAGCCGGAAGCGCCCGACGCGGACCTCcggacggaggagacacctggccCGGCCGAGGGCGCGCCCCGCTCGAGACGCTCGGCGAGAGAGATCCTGCGGTCGCTGTTTCAATATGCGAGTGAAAAGGGCGAGATTCGGAGCGCGCTCGAGTTCATTGATATCTCCCAAGTCCCCGGCGCCACAGAGCGAAAACCGAAacaggcgcgcgagacgccgtCGTCGGccgcagaaagaaaaacagccgCGAGGACGGACCGCTCCGGGTGGGCGGCTTCAAGCTCGGGACTCGACCCCGCGAAGCCGGGGAAAGGCATGAGCCGGGCGGCAGCtaagaagaagaaacacgagcGGAAACTGAAACTAAGGGGGAccgcagaggcggcagaggccaGCGGGGATGGTGGCGAAGGCCCGAGCCGCCAACGTGGGGTCGGAGACGGCCGCGCAGGGTCGTCGGGGGACTCTGGAGAGGCGCATTCTCTGGAAGCGAAGTACCGAAGCATCCTGGTTCAGTTTGTGCAGCGGGCGGAACAGACGGCCCGTCAGTCGCCTGGAGCATCTCCCTCCTAcacgtttccttcctcgttgaCTGCTTACGAACGCAAAATTGTGCACGCACTCGCGGTCGAGTTAGGCCTTTCTCACGTGTCTTTGGGGACCGGTGAAGAGAGGCAGGTCGTCGTCAGCGTCCGGCAGCGAAGGGGCGGGGTGCCGGGAACGGCGCAGGCTCGGcacgaggagacgaaggcagaggCAGCGGACGCGGAAGGGTGGCGCGAGAGTCCgaggagcggcagcgaaggcgaggctgcCAGCGTGCGAGAGAGTGAGCGGGGGCGGTGCGGAGatggaagagaggagggtgGACACGCAGAGGGACCGCTCGAGAAGACGTCGGGACGGCCGCAAGCTTCGCtagggaagaagaagaaaggagaggaggcagcaaggcccgagaaaggcagcgaagacgatTTCGACGCACTGCTGGAGAGTCTGTCGAAGGAAGACTGGACTTGCGGCTTCTCGCGGTGTCAAGCGTCGACGAAAGTCTTGGGTCGCACATGCCCGTTCTGCCGAAAacgtttctgcttctctcacTCGATGCCGGAGATTCACGGCTGCGGCGACGCCGCATCGGCTGGCGCGCGAAAGAGCTTCAGGGAATCCGTggcgcgcgagcgaagacgagaggaagagaaacggtcGGGAAGCGGCCTCGCCAGCGGCGCGAACTCCATCTTTCTTGGCAAGTCCTATGCAGGCAACGCCTGGGCCCAGTCGCAGGCTCAGCAGAAACTCCGGGACAAGATcgagcaggagaaaaagaagagaacagccaagaaaaaggaggaaggaaggaagtGA